Proteins encoded within one genomic window of Larimichthys crocea isolate SSNF unplaced genomic scaffold, L_crocea_2.0 scaffold173, whole genome shotgun sequence:
- the epsti1 gene encoding epithelial-stromal interaction protein 1 produces the protein MDPHQNQRGTGNQQNPRRDYSSPSNSTSGLSGPDPPDTHQPDCGNQATADRQPRHSDGFTVIPPNESRRSQMQRMAQKEMEDLQRWKEANKVPHVNLNPERLGGDVTLAEARQKQYTDQRFSKVQKKLRKEELDKRRRQEEEEKLQKMKNEKRELAEYLEERSRQEEQRRREKHRQDHLRKTESFLQSFESRGSGPLASSSATHTSSRSDTVASKQREAKSVREVQQEHRRVNSAFLDKLEGRGRGSENETKGRGIREAEDPCFASESFRDQSSNIPGQQLRLAYLDPDPEQSCSSRTEEADPEVDYDWALMKLMNSFPDCARVFLEDILDQCNGDYEQAYTLLIST, from the exons ATGGATCCTCATCAGAACCAGAGGGGCACAGGGAACCAGCAAAATCCCAGAAGAGACTATTCCAGTCCCAGTAACAGCACATCAGGCTTATCTGGACCTGATCCACCCGACACACATCAACCTGACTGCGGGAATCAAGCAACGGCAGACAGGCAGCCCCGGCA CTCAGATGGATTCACTGTGATCCCGCCAAATGAATCGCGACGAAGCCAGATGCAAAGGA TGGCTCAGAAAGAAATGGAGGATCTTCAGAGATGGAAAGAGGCAAACAAGGTTCCCCATGTGAACCTGAACCCAGAGAGACTGG GTGGTGATGTAACATTGGCTGAAGCCAGGCAGAAGCAGTATACAGATCAACGTTTCTCCAAAGTGCAGAAGAAG CTGAGAAAGGAAGAGCTggacaagaggaggagacaagaagaggaggagaagttacagaagatgaaaaatgaaaagagggaGCTG GCTGAGtacctggaggagaggagtcgacaggaggagcagaggaggagggagaagcaCAGGCAGGATCACCTCAG GAAGACTGAGAGTTTTCTGCAGAGCTTTGAGAGCAGAGGTTCAGGTCCACTGGCATCCAGcagtgccacacacacatcatctagG AGTGACACTGTGGCGAGTAAACAGAGAGAAGCAAAAAGTGTGAGAGAAGTTCAGCAGGAACACAGGAG GGTGAACTCTGCTTTTCTGGACAAACTTGAGGGTCGAGGCAGAGGAAGCGAGAATGAGACAAAGGGGAGAGGCATTCGGGAAGCAGAGGATCCCTGTTTTGCCTCTGAGAGCTTTAGAGATCAGTCATCCAACATCCCTGGACAACAGCTCCGCCTCGCTTACCTGGACCCAGATCCAGAACAGAGCTGCTCCAGCCGGACAGAGGAAGCTG ACCCAGAGGTAGACTATGACTGGGCCTTGATGAAACTGATGAACAGCTTTCCAGACTGTGCCAGAGTCTTCCTAGAGGACATCCTTGACCAGTGCAATGGTGATTACGAGCAGGCCTACACACTCCTTATCTCTACTTGA